In Afipia sp. GAS231, a single window of DNA contains:
- a CDS encoding ABC transporter substrate-binding protein: MKRRDFLKSVSGLAAAGALTPAPAIWSAAKADARSETLLIVSEGGPNNLDIHGVGTNVPGYEVSWNCYDRLISHEMKEGPGGVPYYDRDKFKPELAEDMNIGDMSVTFKLKKNAKFHDGTPVTAKDAKWSLDRAVSVGGFPTFQMSAGSLTKPEQFVVVDDNTVRVDFAKKDKLTIPDLAVIVPCIVNSELVKKNASEKDPWGLEFTKQQTAGSGAYKVTKWTAGTEVIMERNDEWVGGPLPKIKRVIWRMVPQAGNRRALLERGDADISYELPNKDFQELKAAGKLNIVSLPFSNGIQYLGMNVTKPPFNNPKVREAMAYAVPYQKIMDVVLFGLANPMFGASAGKATEVAWPQPTKYFTDMAKAKALLTEAGYPDGFETTISFDLNFAGINEPLCVLVQESLAQIGIKTTINKVPGANWRTELNKKEMPLYTNVFSGWLDYPEYFFYWCYHGNNSVFNTMSYKSPEMDKFIDGARVAAAAGDKATYDTDVKGMVDLAFTDIPRIPLYQPFVNVAMQKNISGYQYWFHRRLDYRALVKG; this comes from the coding sequence ATGAAGCGTCGCGATTTCCTCAAATCCGTGTCCGGATTGGCTGCTGCCGGCGCGCTCACGCCGGCGCCGGCGATCTGGTCGGCGGCCAAGGCCGACGCCCGGTCGGAGACGCTTTTGATCGTCTCGGAAGGCGGTCCCAACAATCTCGACATCCACGGCGTCGGCACCAACGTGCCCGGCTATGAAGTTTCGTGGAATTGCTACGACCGCCTGATCAGCCACGAAATGAAGGAAGGTCCCGGCGGCGTTCCGTATTACGACCGCGACAAGTTCAAGCCCGAACTCGCCGAGGACATGAACATCGGCGACATGTCGGTGACCTTCAAGCTGAAGAAGAATGCGAAATTCCACGACGGCACGCCGGTGACGGCCAAGGACGCCAAATGGTCGCTGGATCGCGCGGTCAGCGTCGGCGGCTTTCCAACCTTCCAGATGAGCGCGGGCTCGCTGACCAAGCCCGAACAGTTCGTCGTCGTCGACGACAACACGGTGCGGGTGGACTTCGCCAAGAAAGACAAGCTGACGATCCCCGATCTCGCCGTGATCGTGCCCTGCATCGTCAATTCCGAACTGGTGAAGAAGAACGCTTCCGAGAAAGATCCGTGGGGTCTCGAATTTACCAAACAGCAGACCGCGGGCTCCGGCGCCTACAAGGTGACGAAGTGGACCGCGGGCACCGAAGTCATCATGGAGCGCAACGACGAGTGGGTCGGTGGTCCCTTGCCGAAGATCAAGCGCGTGATCTGGCGCATGGTGCCGCAGGCCGGCAACCGCCGCGCGCTGTTGGAGCGCGGCGACGCCGACATCTCCTATGAACTGCCGAACAAGGATTTTCAGGAACTGAAGGCGGCCGGCAAGCTCAACATCGTGTCGCTGCCGTTCTCCAACGGCATCCAGTACCTCGGGATGAACGTCACCAAGCCGCCGTTCAACAATCCGAAGGTGCGCGAGGCGATGGCCTATGCGGTGCCGTACCAGAAGATCATGGATGTGGTGCTGTTCGGCCTCGCCAATCCGATGTTCGGTGCATCAGCCGGCAAGGCCACCGAAGTGGCGTGGCCGCAGCCAACCAAATATTTCACCGACATGGCCAAGGCAAAGGCGTTGCTCACCGAGGCCGGCTATCCCGACGGTTTCGAGACCACGATTTCATTCGACCTCAACTTCGCGGGAATCAACGAGCCGCTGTGCGTGCTGGTGCAGGAGAGCCTTGCCCAGATCGGCATCAAGACCACGATCAACAAGGTGCCCGGCGCCAACTGGCGCACCGAACTGAACAAGAAGGAAATGCCGCTCTACACCAACGTGTTCTCGGGCTGGCTCGATTACCCCGAATACTTCTTCTACTGGTGCTATCACGGCAACAATTCCGTCTTCAACACCATGAGCTACAAGTCGCCCGAGATGGACAAGTTCATCGACGGCGCCCGCGTTGCGGCCGCGGCCGGCGACAAGGCGACCTACGACACCGACGTCAAGGGCATGGTCGATCTCGCCTTCACCGACATCCCGCGGATTCCGCTGTATCAGCCCTTCGTCAACGTCGCGATGCAGAAGAACATCTCGGGCTATCAATACTGGTTCCACCGCCGTCTCGATTACCGCGCGCTGGTGAAGGGGTAA
- a CDS encoding AtzE family amidohydrolase, whose amino-acid sequence MTAEAIAQAVAAREISALEVTEAALARIAKHDSVLNSFTDVTADRARARARAVDATIAAGQKVGPLAGVPFAVKNLFDVKGLATRAGSKINRDLAPSSRDATLIERLEAQGAVLVGALNMGEYAYDFTGENIHDGPSRNPHDPTRMSGGSSGGSGSAVGGALVPIALGSDTNGSIRVPSSFCGIFGLKPTYGRLSRARSFPFVASFDHLGPFARSTGDLALAYDAMQGPDTDDAACTTRPVEPVMPLLAQGISGLRIAIAGGYFQNNVFPEAVEAMARVAKALNATRAVEIPEAARARAAAYVISTTEGASLHLDRLRKRPNDFDPAVRDRLIAGAMVPAPLVDRAQKFRRWYRAQVLELFKTVDVILAPATPCIAPKLGQVMFNLGGVDLPVRANIGIHTQPISFIGLPVVAVPVPLEPMPIGVQIIAAPWREDIALRTAYALEKMGVAAAPAPRGI is encoded by the coding sequence ATGACCGCCGAGGCCATTGCGCAAGCGGTGGCCGCTCGCGAAATTTCCGCGCTTGAGGTGACCGAAGCCGCGTTGGCGCGGATCGCGAAGCATGATTCCGTGCTGAATTCCTTCACCGACGTCACCGCCGATCGTGCCCGCGCCAGGGCGCGCGCCGTCGATGCCACGATTGCTGCCGGGCAAAAAGTCGGCCCGCTCGCCGGCGTGCCGTTCGCGGTGAAGAACCTGTTCGACGTCAAGGGTCTTGCCACCCGCGCCGGATCGAAGATCAACCGCGATCTTGCGCCGTCGTCGCGTGACGCGACGCTGATCGAGCGGCTGGAAGCGCAGGGCGCGGTGCTGGTCGGCGCGCTCAACATGGGCGAATACGCCTATGACTTCACCGGCGAAAACATTCATGACGGCCCGTCGCGCAATCCGCACGATCCGACGCGCATGAGCGGCGGCTCTTCCGGCGGCTCCGGCAGCGCCGTCGGTGGCGCACTGGTGCCGATCGCGCTCGGCTCCGACACCAACGGCTCGATCCGGGTGCCGTCCTCGTTCTGCGGCATTTTTGGTTTGAAGCCGACCTATGGCCGGCTGTCGCGCGCGCGCTCGTTTCCGTTCGTGGCGAGCTTCGATCATCTCGGCCCGTTCGCGCGCTCTACCGGCGACCTCGCGCTGGCCTATGACGCGATGCAGGGGCCGGACACCGACGATGCCGCCTGTACGACGCGGCCGGTCGAACCGGTGATGCCGCTGCTGGCGCAGGGTATTTCGGGCCTGCGGATCGCGATCGCCGGCGGCTATTTCCAGAACAACGTCTTCCCCGAAGCGGTCGAGGCGATGGCGCGGGTGGCGAAAGCGCTGAACGCTACACGCGCGGTCGAAATTCCCGAGGCCGCGCGCGCCCGTGCCGCGGCTTACGTGATTTCCACCACCGAAGGCGCGTCGCTACATCTCGACCGCTTGCGCAAGCGGCCGAACGATTTCGATCCCGCGGTGCGCGACCGCCTGATCGCCGGCGCGATGGTGCCGGCGCCACTGGTCGATCGCGCACAGAAATTCCGCCGCTGGTATCGCGCGCAGGTGCTGGAGCTGTTCAAGACCGTGGACGTCATTCTCGCGCCGGCGACGCCTTGCATCGCGCCGAAACTCGGCCAGGTGATGTTCAATCTCGGCGGCGTCGATCTGCCGGTGCGGGCCAATATCGGCATCCACACCCAACCGATTTCGTTCATTGGCCTGCCCGTGGTCGCGGTGCCGGTGCCGTTGGAGCCGATGCCGATCGGGGTCCAGATCATCGCCGCACCGTGGCGCGAAGATATCGCGCTGCGCACAGCATATGCTTTGGAAAAAATGGGCGTTGCCGCCGCACCCGCGCCGAGAGGAATCTAA
- a CDS encoding ABC transporter permease encodes MSTVAPAVEPAGPARTSGFLAIFEHTRYVLGENKVTGFAFGLLVVILFAAIFGPYVVPYDPLASDTVAALKPPSAAHWFGTDQLGRDIFSRVIVATRLDTFIAVASVVLVFLMGGLAGIAAGYFGGWTDRIVGRIADTIMAFPLFVLAMGIVAALGNTVQNIIIATAIVNFPLYARVARAEANVRRNAGFVQAARLSGNGEFRILLVHILPNIMPIMIVQMSLTMGYAILNAAGLSFIGLGVRPPTAEWGIMVAEGAGFMVSGEWWIALFPGLALMIAVFCFNLLGDGLRDIVDPQRRT; translated from the coding sequence ATGAGCACCGTTGCGCCTGCCGTTGAACCCGCCGGTCCCGCACGCACGTCGGGATTTCTGGCGATCTTCGAACACACCCGCTATGTGCTCGGCGAAAACAAGGTCACCGGCTTTGCCTTTGGCCTGCTGGTCGTGATCCTGTTTGCGGCGATCTTCGGCCCCTATGTGGTGCCCTACGATCCGCTCGCCAGCGATACCGTGGCTGCGCTGAAACCGCCTTCGGCGGCGCACTGGTTCGGCACCGATCAGTTGGGACGCGATATCTTCAGCCGCGTCATCGTCGCCACCCGGCTCGATACTTTCATCGCTGTCGCGTCCGTGGTGCTGGTGTTTTTGATGGGCGGCCTTGCCGGCATCGCCGCCGGCTATTTCGGCGGCTGGACCGACCGCATCGTCGGCCGTATCGCCGACACCATCATGGCGTTTCCACTGTTCGTGCTGGCGATGGGCATCGTCGCAGCGCTAGGCAATACCGTGCAGAACATCATCATCGCCACCGCGATCGTCAACTTTCCGCTCTATGCCCGCGTCGCCCGCGCCGAAGCCAATGTGCGTCGCAATGCCGGCTTCGTGCAGGCCGCGCGGCTGTCGGGCAACGGCGAGTTTCGGATCCTGCTGGTGCATATCCTACCCAACATCATGCCGATCATGATCGTGCAGATGTCGCTGACCATGGGCTACGCGATTTTGAACGCCGCCGGTCTTTCCTTTATCGGCCTCGGCGTGCGGCCACCGACCGCGGAGTGGGGCATCATGGTCGCGGAGGGCGCTGGCTTCATGGTGTCGGGCGAATGGTGGATCGCGCTATTCCCGGGCCTGGCGCTGATGATCGCGGTGTTTTGCTTCAACCTGCTCGGCGACGGTCTGCGCGACATCGTCGATCCGCAGCGGAGGACGTGA
- a CDS encoding ABC transporter permease has translation MLTMIGKRLLFAIPSLIGVVIVTFLLTRALPGDPAAYFAGPAAGKEAVEQIRKKLGLDKPLIEQFFRYTNDLAHGDFGNSLTTGQPVATEIKNRLPASAELTLLGLIVSIVIAIPLGVLAANRPGSWIDHLCRITTTAGVSLPVFFTGLVLVYVFYFRLGWSPAPLGRLDVFYSAPNAVTGFYLIDALIARDFETFRSALSQLILPAMTLAIFSLAPIARMTRASMLAVLASDFVRTARASGLSPATVIVTYAFRNAMLPVITTLSMVFSFLLGANVLVEKVFAWPGIGSYAVEALISSDFAPVQGFVLTMAVMYVLLNLIIDILYGVIDPRVRLEG, from the coding sequence ATGCTGACCATGATCGGCAAGCGGCTGCTGTTTGCGATCCCGTCGCTGATCGGGGTCGTGATCGTGACCTTCCTGCTGACGCGCGCGCTGCCCGGCGATCCCGCGGCATATTTCGCGGGTCCGGCGGCGGGCAAGGAAGCGGTCGAGCAGATCCGCAAGAAGCTCGGCCTTGACAAGCCGCTGATCGAGCAGTTCTTCCGCTACACCAACGATCTCGCGCATGGCGATTTCGGCAACTCGCTGACCACGGGCCAGCCGGTCGCGACCGAAATCAAGAATCGCCTGCCGGCGTCGGCCGAGCTGACGCTGCTTGGCCTCATCGTTTCCATCGTGATCGCGATCCCGCTCGGCGTGCTTGCCGCCAACCGGCCGGGGTCGTGGATCGACCACCTCTGTCGAATCACGACCACGGCCGGCGTTTCGCTGCCGGTGTTCTTTACGGGTTTGGTGCTGGTCTATGTGTTCTATTTCAGGCTTGGATGGTCGCCGGCGCCACTCGGGCGGCTCGACGTGTTCTACAGCGCGCCGAACGCCGTCACCGGCTTCTATCTGATCGACGCCCTGATCGCGCGCGATTTCGAGACCTTCCGCTCCGCGCTCAGTCAGCTGATCCTGCCGGCGATGACGCTGGCGATCTTCTCGCTGGCGCCGATCGCGCGCATGACGCGGGCCTCGATGCTGGCGGTGCTGGCCTCCGACTTCGTCCGCACCGCGCGCGCCAGCGGACTGTCGCCGGCCACCGTGATCGTCACCTACGCGTTCCGCAATGCGATGCTGCCTGTCATCACCACGCTCAGCATGGTGTTCTCGTTCCTGCTCGGTGCCAACGTGCTGGTGGAAAAGGTGTTCGCCTGGCCCGGCATCGGCTCCTACGCGGTCGAAGCGCTGATCTCGTCGGACTTCGCACCGGTGCAGGGTTTCGTGCTGACCATGGCGGTCATGTACGTGCTGCTGAATCTGATCATCGACATTCTCTATGGCGTCATCGATCCCAGAGTTCGTCTCGAAGGGTAA
- a CDS encoding ABC transporter ATP-binding protein — MTAQPLLDVNDLTVEFATRRGIVKAVQHVNITVAKGETLGIVGESGSGKSVTSYAVMRILDRAGKIAEGSVVFSGIDVKTATEEQMRDLRGREISMIFQNPRAALNPIRKVGDQIEDVLRQHVQQSQVTDRGEKAIEALEQVKIARPRERYHAYPFELSGGMCQRVVIALALACNPQLLIADEPTTGLDVTTQKAVMDLIVELTKRRNMSTILITHDLGLAAAYCDRVIVMEKGRVVETAKSSDIFANPEHAYTKKLMRATPRLGVSLRDLLPEEEAAALPAPPPASTPAADAKPLLLVEKLVKEYPRQGATATLGKLFGRKPPVEAEVFRAVDGISFSVGHGESVGLVGESGCGKSTTSMMVMRLLDQTSGRILFDGDEIGGMLPNNFARTPLRKSIQMVFQDPTDSLNPRFTAARAIADPIMQMGDIKGGDALRARCEELAGLVGLPVNLLDRFPHQLSGGQKARVGIARAIALHPKLVILDEPTAALDVSVQAVVLNLLQDLKASMGMSYLFVSHDLNVVRLLCDRVIVMRWGRIVEQGSSEQVLGNPQDAYTRELLTAIPHPPLPVH, encoded by the coding sequence ATGACCGCGCAGCCACTGCTCGACGTCAACGATCTCACGGTCGAATTCGCCACCCGGCGCGGCATCGTCAAGGCCGTGCAGCACGTCAACATCACCGTTGCCAAGGGCGAGACGCTCGGCATCGTCGGCGAATCCGGTTCCGGCAAGTCGGTGACATCCTATGCTGTGATGCGGATTCTCGACCGCGCCGGCAAGATCGCCGAGGGCTCGGTGGTATTCTCCGGCATCGACGTCAAGACTGCGACCGAAGAGCAGATGCGCGACCTGCGCGGCCGTGAAATCTCGATGATCTTCCAGAATCCGCGCGCGGCGCTCAATCCGATCCGTAAAGTCGGTGACCAGATCGAGGACGTGCTGCGCCAGCACGTACAGCAGTCCCAGGTCACCGATCGCGGCGAGAAGGCGATCGAGGCGCTGGAGCAGGTCAAGATCGCCCGCCCGCGCGAGCGCTATCACGCCTATCCGTTCGAACTCTCCGGCGGCATGTGCCAGCGCGTCGTGATCGCGCTGGCGCTGGCCTGCAATCCGCAGCTCCTGATTGCGGACGAGCCCACCACCGGCCTCGACGTCACCACGCAGAAGGCGGTGATGGACTTGATTGTCGAGCTGACCAAGCGGCGGAATATGTCGACCATTCTCATCACGCATGACCTCGGTCTCGCCGCCGCCTATTGCGACCGGGTCATCGTCATGGAGAAGGGTCGCGTGGTCGAGACCGCGAAATCATCCGATATCTTCGCCAATCCCGAACACGCCTACACCAAGAAGCTGATGCGCGCGACGCCGCGGCTCGGCGTCTCCCTGCGCGATCTGCTGCCCGAGGAAGAAGCCGCCGCGCTGCCGGCGCCGCCACCGGCATCGACGCCGGCCGCCGACGCCAAACCGCTGCTGCTGGTCGAGAAGCTGGTGAAGGAATATCCGCGGCAGGGCGCCACCGCCACGCTCGGCAAACTGTTCGGCCGCAAGCCGCCGGTGGAGGCCGAAGTGTTCCGCGCCGTCGACGGCATCAGCTTTTCCGTCGGCCATGGCGAGAGCGTCGGCCTGGTCGGCGAATCCGGCTGCGGCAAATCCACGACCTCGATGATGGTGATGCGGCTGTTGGACCAGACCTCGGGCCGCATCCTGTTCGACGGCGATGAGATCGGCGGCATGCTGCCGAATAATTTTGCCCGGACACCGCTGCGCAAGAGCATCCAGATGGTGTTCCAGGATCCGACCGACAGCCTCAATCCACGCTTTACCGCGGCCCGCGCCATCGCCGATCCGATCATGCAGATGGGCGACATCAAGGGCGGCGACGCGTTGCGCGCCCGCTGCGAGGAACTCGCCGGCCTGGTCGGCCTGCCGGTCAATCTGCTGGATCGCTTTCCGCATCAATTGTCCGGCGGCCAGAAGGCCCGCGTCGGCATCGCACGCGCCATTGCGCTGCATCCCAAACTCGTGATCCTCGACGAACCGACGGCGGCGCTCGACGTTTCCGTGCAGGCCGTGGTGCTCAATCTGCTGCAGGACCTCAAGGCCTCGATGGGCATGAGCTATTTGTTCGTGTCGCACGATTTGAATGTGGTACGTTTGTTGTGCGATCGTGTCATCGTGATGCGGTGGGGACGGATCGTCGAGCAAGGTTCGTCCGAACAGGTTCTGGGCAATCCGCAAGACGCCTACACCAGGGAACTGCTGACGGCGATTCCGCATCCGCCGTTGCCGGTACACTAG
- a CDS encoding DUF4089 domain-containing protein: MAADHLDVYIDAVSNALALPVEDAWRPAVRANLEVSLRLARLVDEFPLPDETEPASVYTA, translated from the coding sequence ATGGCTGCTGACCACCTGGACGTCTACATCGACGCCGTTTCAAACGCGCTGGCTTTGCCGGTCGAGGACGCCTGGCGTCCCGCCGTGCGGGCCAATCTCGAAGTATCGCTGAGGCTGGCGCGGCTGGTCGACGAATTCCCGTTGCCCGATGAAACCGAGCCGGCCAGTGTCTATACAGCCTGA